The following proteins are co-located in the Bordetella bronchialis genome:
- a CDS encoding ABC transporter permease has protein sequence MAGADAALAAAIEPPPSLRWRWLRKHPTLILGIALLLVIAAVSLAAPWIATHNPTAINPLQRLKPPSAEHYFGTDALGRDVFSRAVWGGRVSLIVAISVAALATVLGVALGLMAGFVRWADSIIMRVMDGMMAIPDILLAIALMAVIRASLSTVILAITIPQVPRVVRLVRSLALTLREQLFVEAAHAIGTRLPVILVRHVLPNIVTPLIVQATFIAATAVLTEAVLSFLGVGVPAQVPSWGNMMAEGRNFVAVAFTIILYPGTLLALTVLSINMMGDGLRDALDPRLANQL, from the coding sequence ATGGCCGGCGCCGATGCGGCCCTGGCGGCCGCCATCGAGCCGCCGCCTTCGCTGCGCTGGCGCTGGCTGCGCAAGCACCCGACCCTGATCCTGGGCATCGCGCTGCTGCTCGTCATCGCCGCGGTGTCGCTGGCGGCGCCCTGGATCGCCACCCACAATCCCACCGCGATCAACCCGCTGCAGCGCCTGAAGCCGCCGTCGGCCGAGCATTACTTCGGCACGGACGCGCTGGGCCGCGACGTGTTCAGCCGCGCCGTATGGGGCGGCCGCGTATCGCTTATCGTGGCGATCTCCGTGGCGGCGCTGGCCACCGTGCTGGGCGTGGCGCTGGGCCTGATGGCCGGCTTCGTGCGCTGGGCCGATTCCATCATCATGCGCGTGATGGACGGCATGATGGCCATTCCCGACATCCTGCTGGCCATCGCCCTGATGGCGGTGATACGCGCCAGCCTGTCCACGGTCATCCTGGCCATTACCATCCCCCAGGTGCCGCGCGTCGTGCGCCTGGTGCGTTCGCTGGCGCTGACCCTGCGCGAACAATTGTTCGTGGAGGCCGCCCATGCCATCGGCACGCGCCTGCCGGTGATCCTGGTGCGGCACGTCCTGCCCAATATCGTGACGCCGCTCATCGTGCAGGCCACCTTCATCGCCGCCACCGCGGTGCTGACCGAGGCCGTGCTGTCCTTCCTGGGCGTGGGCGTGCCGGCCCAGGTGCCCAGCTGGGGCAACATGATGGCCGAGGGACGTAACTTCGTGGCGGTGGCCTTTACCATCATCCTGTATCCCGGCACGCTGCTGGCGTTGACGGTCCTGTCCATCAACATGATGGGCGACGGGCTGCGCGATGCGCTGGACCCGCGCCTGGCCAACCAACTGTAA